A single region of the Bacillota bacterium genome encodes:
- the rplK gene encoding 50S ribosomal protein L11, whose product MAKKVAAVVKLQIPAGKATPAPPVGTVLGPHGINIMAFTKEFNERTKEQVGLIIPVVITIYADRSFTFVTKTPPAAVLLKKAAGIETASPRPNTQKVAKVTREQVREIARTKMPDLNAASLEAAERMIEGTARSMGIEVVEG is encoded by the coding sequence ATGGCGAAGAAGGTCGCAGCCGTCGTCAAGCTCCAGATCCCCGCAGGAAAGGCTACGCCCGCGCCTCCGGTCGGCACGGTGCTGGGACCGCACGGGATCAATATCATGGCCTTCACCAAGGAGTTCAACGAAAGGACCAAGGAGCAGGTGGGCCTGATCATCCCGGTGGTCATCACCATCTACGCCGACCGGAGCTTCACCTTCGTCACCAAGACGCCACCGGCGGCGGTCCTCCTGAAAAAGGCGGCCGGGATCGAGACGGCTTCGCCCCGCCCCAACACCCAGAAGGTGGCCAAGGTGACGCGCGAGCAGGTGCGGGAGATCGCGCGGACCAAGATGCCCGACCTGAACGCGGCCTCGCTGGAGGCGGCGGAGCGGATGATCGAGGGGACGGCCCGCAGCATGGGGATCGAGGTGGTCGAAGGCTGA
- the nusG gene encoding transcription termination/antitermination protein NusG, whose product MAEIADRTSDQEPQWYVIHTYSGYENKVKANLEKRVESMDMADKIFEALVPTEEEVEVKDGKRRTVRRKIFPGYVLVRMIMSDDSWYVVRNTPGVTGFVGSGSKPTPLTRAEVEAILGREAEESQQEPRPRIDVEVGETVKVNSGPFAGFTGVVDEIASSGKLRVLVSMFGRETPVELDFTQVEKL is encoded by the coding sequence ATGGCCGAGATAGCCGACCGGACGAGCGACCAGGAACCGCAGTGGTATGTCATCCACACCTACTCCGGGTACGAGAACAAGGTGAAGGCCAACCTGGAGAAGCGTGTGGAGTCCATGGACATGGCGGATAAGATCTTCGAGGCGCTGGTACCGACCGAGGAGGAAGTGGAGGTCAAGGACGGCAAACGCCGTACGGTCCGCCGGAAGATCTTCCCCGGGTACGTGCTGGTGCGCATGATCATGAGCGACGACTCCTGGTACGTGGTCCGCAACACGCCGGGCGTCACCGGCTTCGTGGGGTCGGGCTCCAAGCCGACCCCCCTGACCAGGGCGGAAGTGGAGGCCATCCTCGGGCGCGAGGCGGAGGAGTCGCAGCAGGAGCCGCGGCCGCGTATCGACGTCGAAGTGGGCGAGACCGTCAAGGTCAACTCCGGCCCCTTCGCCGGCTTCACCGGGGTGGTGGACGAGATCGCGTCCAGCGGCAAGCTCCGGGTGCTCGTCTCCATGTTCGGCCGCGAGACGCCGGTGGAGCTGGACTTCACGCAGGTGGAAAAGCTTTAG
- the secE gene encoding preprotein translocase subunit SecE has translation MNRIVQYFREVWAELHKISWPTRQQAALYTGVVLLASVAVTLLLWVSDTVFSWLFRLLLSL, from the coding sequence ATGAACCGCATCGTCCAATACTTCCGCGAAGTCTGGGCCGAGCTTCACAAGATCAGCTGGCCCACGCGCCAGCAGGCGGCGCTCTATACGGGCGTGGTCCTGCTGGCGTCGGTCGCGGTCACCCTCCTTCTCTGGGTCTCCGACACAGTCTTCAGCTGGCTCTTCCGGCTGCTCCTCTCCCTGTGA
- the rpmG gene encoding 50S ribosomal protein L33 — protein MRVLVTLACEECKRRNYATSKNRKDNSRLQLRKYCPFCRRHTVHRETR, from the coding sequence GTGCGGGTGTTGGTGACACTGGCCTGCGAAGAGTGCAAACGGCGCAACTACGCCACGTCCAAGAACCGAAAGGACAACAGTCGGCTTCAACTGAGAAAGTACTGCCCGTTCTGCCGCCGCCACACCGTCCACCGGGAGACCCGCTGA